A section of the Streptomyces sp. NBC_00178 genome encodes:
- a CDS encoding DUF4177 domain-containing protein yields the protein MTKWEYATVPLLVHATKQILDTWGEDGWELVQVVPGPNNPEQLVAYLKREKG from the coding sequence ATGACCAAGTGGGAATACGCGACCGTGCCCCTTCTCGTGCACGCGACCAAGCAGATTCTGGACACCTGGGGCGAGGACGGCTGGGAGCTGGTCCAGGTCGTTCCCGGCCCGAACAACCCCGAGCAGCTCGTGGCCTACCTGAAGCGGGAGAAGGGCTAG
- a CDS encoding WhiB family transcriptional regulator, protein MGWVTDWSAQAACRTTDPDELFVQGAAQNRAKAVCTGCPVRTECLADALDNRVEFGVWGGMTERERRALLRRRPTVTSWRRLLETARGEYERSSGLMPAGVGLDDGLHDDGLHDDELHETFAAVG, encoded by the coding sequence ATGGGCTGGGTAACCGACTGGAGTGCGCAGGCAGCCTGCCGCACTACCGATCCGGATGAACTGTTCGTACAAGGGGCAGCGCAGAACAGGGCCAAGGCGGTGTGCACCGGTTGTCCGGTGCGGACCGAGTGCCTGGCCGACGCGCTGGACAATCGCGTCGAATTCGGCGTGTGGGGCGGGATGACGGAGCGGGAGAGGCGCGCACTGCTGCGCCGGCGGCCCACCGTGACGTCCTGGCGCCGTCTGCTGGAGACCGCGCGCGGAGAGTACGAGCGGTCCAGCGGCCTGATGCCCGCAGGGGTGGGCTTGGACGACGGACTGCATGACGACGGCCTGCACGACGACGAACTGCACGAGACGTTCGCCGCTGTGGGGTAG
- a CDS encoding NUDIX hydrolase has translation MTHAQKTRAAGQAAAEETDTASDDAIAVTTEGLPGWLDPVAHAARTVRAQQLSRFLPPASGAGRQSAVLILFGEGPRGPELLLMERSGSLRSHAGQPSFPGGSLDPEDGDHTTTGPLRAALREAEEETGLDPGGVQLFGVLPRLYIPVSGFVVTPVLGWWRTPSPVDAVDPAETARVFTVPVADLTDPANRATAVHPSGHQGPAFLVESALVWGFTAGLIDRIVHYAGWERPWDRTKQVPLDWRA, from the coding sequence ATGACGCACGCACAAAAGACACGGGCCGCCGGCCAGGCGGCCGCAGAGGAGACGGACACGGCCAGCGACGACGCGATCGCCGTCACCACGGAAGGGCTGCCGGGCTGGCTCGACCCGGTCGCCCACGCCGCGCGGACCGTTCGTGCCCAGCAGCTCAGCCGCTTCCTGCCGCCGGCCAGCGGCGCGGGACGCCAGTCCGCCGTCCTGATCCTCTTCGGCGAAGGCCCGCGCGGTCCGGAACTGCTCCTGATGGAGAGATCCGGCTCCCTGCGCTCCCACGCCGGCCAGCCGTCCTTCCCCGGCGGCTCACTCGATCCCGAGGACGGCGACCACACGACCACCGGACCGCTCAGGGCCGCGCTGCGCGAGGCCGAGGAGGAGACGGGCCTCGATCCGGGTGGCGTCCAGCTCTTCGGAGTGCTTCCCCGGCTCTACATCCCGGTGAGCGGGTTCGTCGTCACGCCGGTCCTCGGCTGGTGGCGGACTCCGAGCCCGGTGGACGCCGTCGATCCGGCGGAGACGGCACGGGTCTTCACCGTCCCCGTGGCGGATCTCACGGATCCCGCCAACCGGGCGACGGCGGTCCACCCGAGCGGTCACCAAGGTCCGGCATTCCTGGTCGAATCCGCACTCGTATGGGGCTTCACAGCCGGTCTGATCGACAGGATTGTGCATTACGCGGGATGGGAACGCCCCTGGGACAGGACCAAGCAGGTGCCGCTCGACTGGCGCGCATGA
- a CDS encoding MBL fold metallo-hydrolase: MSDAAALPGQPRGGVLSGAATTRAVNVLAPNPSAMTLDGTNTWIVAEPDSDLAVVIDPGPLDDAHLRAVIETAERAGRRVALTLLTHGHPDHAEGAARFAELTRTKVRALDAALRLGDEGLAAGDVVTTGGLELRVVPSPGHTSDSLSFHLPADGAVLTGDTVLGRGTTVVAHPDGRLGDYLDTLRRLRSLTVDDGVHTILPGHGPVLEDAQGAVEFYLAHRAHRLAQVETAVETGHRTPAEVVAAVYADVDRSLWPAAELSVRAQMDYLTEHGLI; this comes from the coding sequence ATGAGCGACGCGGCCGCGCTGCCGGGGCAGCCACGCGGCGGGGTGCTCTCCGGTGCCGCCACGACCCGCGCCGTGAACGTCCTGGCCCCGAACCCCTCCGCGATGACCCTGGACGGGACGAACACCTGGATCGTCGCGGAACCGGACTCCGACCTCGCCGTCGTGATCGACCCGGGGCCGCTCGACGACGCACACCTGCGGGCCGTCATCGAGACAGCGGAGCGGGCGGGCAGACGTGTGGCGCTCACCCTGCTCACGCACGGGCACCCCGACCATGCGGAGGGGGCCGCCCGCTTCGCGGAGCTCACGCGTACGAAGGTGCGGGCCCTGGACGCGGCGCTGCGCCTGGGCGACGAAGGGCTCGCGGCGGGCGACGTGGTCACGACCGGCGGACTCGAACTCCGGGTGGTGCCCAGCCCGGGGCACACGTCGGACTCGCTGTCCTTCCACCTGCCGGCCGACGGGGCCGTGCTGACGGGCGACACGGTCCTCGGGCGCGGTACGACCGTGGTCGCCCACCCGGACGGGAGGCTCGGCGACTACCTGGACACCCTGCGGCGGCTGAGGTCGCTGACGGTCGACGACGGCGTGCACACGATCCTCCCCGGGCACGGGCCCGTGCTGGAGGACGCCCAGGGTGCGGTCGAGTTCTACCTCGCGCACCGGGCCCACCGCCTGGCGCAGGTCGAGACGGCCGTGGAGACGGGGCACCGGACGCCGGCCGAGGTCGTGGCGGCCGTGTACGCCGACGTGGACCGTTCCCTGTGGCCCGCGGCGGAGCTGTCGGTGCGGGCCCAGATGGACTACCTGACGGAACACGGCCTGATCTGA
- a CDS encoding ArsA family ATPase, protein MSRFQVVSGKGGTGKTTVAAALALALATEGRRTLLVEVEGRQGIAQLFESEALPYEERRIAVAPGGGEVHALAIDAERALLDYLQMFYKLGSAGRALKKLGAIDFATTIAPGVRDVLLTGKACEAVRRKDRQGRFVYDHVIMDAPPTGRITRFLNVNDEVAGLARIGPIHNQAQAVMRVLKSPETAVHLVTLLEEMPVQETADGIAELRAAELPVGRVVVNMVRPHLLDEDALRTASGGRRKEIAKTLTRAGVTGSAALVRPLVAQAAEHAQRVGLEREQRAVLAGLGLPMSELPLLGEGVSLSGLYELAEEFRKQGVGDGSADEAGQKPGAGGPRATGEGAES, encoded by the coding sequence GTGAGCAGGTTCCAGGTCGTCAGCGGCAAGGGCGGGACCGGTAAGACCACGGTCGCCGCCGCACTCGCGCTCGCCCTCGCGACCGAGGGCAGGCGCACCCTCCTGGTCGAGGTCGAGGGCAGACAGGGCATCGCCCAGCTCTTCGAGTCCGAGGCCCTCCCCTACGAGGAACGCAGGATCGCGGTGGCGCCCGGCGGCGGCGAGGTCCACGCCCTCGCCATCGACGCGGAACGCGCGCTCCTGGACTACCTCCAGATGTTCTACAAACTGGGCAGCGCCGGCCGGGCGCTGAAGAAGCTCGGCGCGATCGACTTCGCCACCACCATCGCCCCGGGGGTCCGGGACGTCCTGCTGACCGGCAAGGCGTGCGAGGCCGTGCGGCGCAAGGACAGGCAGGGCAGGTTCGTCTACGACCACGTGATCATGGACGCCCCGCCCACCGGGCGCATCACCCGCTTCCTCAACGTGAACGACGAGGTGGCCGGGCTGGCCCGGATCGGCCCGATACACAATCAGGCACAGGCCGTGATGAGGGTCCTGAAGTCGCCCGAGACCGCGGTCCACCTCGTGACGCTCCTGGAGGAGATGCCGGTCCAGGAGACCGCGGACGGCATCGCGGAGCTGCGGGCCGCGGAACTGCCCGTGGGCCGGGTCGTCGTGAACATGGTGCGGCCGCACCTGCTGGACGAGGACGCGCTGCGCACCGCGTCGGGCGGCCGCCGCAAGGAGATCGCGAAGACGCTCACCCGCGCGGGCGTGACGGGTTCCGCGGCACTCGTGCGGCCCCTGGTCGCACAGGCGGCCGAGCACGCCCAGCGGGTCGGCCTGGAACGCGAGCAGCGTGCGGTACTGGCCGGGCTGGGACTGCCCATGTCCGAGCTCCCGCTGCTGGGCGAGGGCGTGAGCCTGTCCGGGCTGTACGAGCTGGCCGAGGAGTTCCGCAAGCAGGGCGTCGGAGACGGGTCGGCGGACGAGGCGGGGCAGAAGCCCGGGGCCGGCGGGCCACGCGCAACGGGAGAAGGGGCGGAGTCATGA
- a CDS encoding NUDIX hydrolase, protein MPNGQWYPPEWPARIRALASGELTAVTPRRAATVMLLRDDPSGPGAASPAVHMLRRRTSMAFAGGAYAYPGGGVDPRDDDLLVRWAGPSLESWAQRLGVGTAAEAQAVVCAAVRETYEEAGVLLAGPSAGTVVSDTTGADWEADREALVARELSFAGFLDRRGLVLRSDLLAAWARWITPAFEPRRYDTWFFVAALPEGQRTRNASTEADRTVWISPGEAADGYDRGELLMMPPTVATLRALRPYGTAGEALKAAESQDLAPVLAEARMEGDELVLTWPGHEEFTKHVPAGDGPAPASPAATPGGGPV, encoded by the coding sequence ATGCCCAACGGTCAGTGGTACCCACCGGAATGGCCCGCCCGCATCAGGGCCCTCGCCAGCGGCGAGCTGACGGCCGTCACGCCTCGGCGGGCGGCCACGGTGATGCTGCTCCGGGACGACCCGTCCGGCCCGGGTGCGGCGTCGCCGGCCGTCCACATGCTGCGACGGCGCACCTCGATGGCTTTTGCGGGAGGCGCGTACGCCTATCCGGGTGGCGGGGTCGACCCGCGCGACGACGACCTGCTCGTGCGCTGGGCGGGGCCGTCCCTGGAGAGCTGGGCGCAGCGGCTCGGTGTGGGCACGGCCGCCGAGGCGCAGGCAGTCGTCTGTGCGGCGGTCCGGGAGACGTACGAGGAGGCGGGTGTCCTGCTGGCCGGACCGAGCGCCGGCACGGTCGTCAGCGACACCACGGGCGCCGACTGGGAGGCCGACCGCGAGGCTCTCGTCGCCCGTGAGCTGTCCTTCGCCGGCTTCCTCGACCGCCGGGGCCTGGTGCTGCGCTCGGACCTGCTGGCGGCGTGGGCGCGCTGGATCACCCCGGCGTTCGAACCGCGCCGGTACGACACCTGGTTCTTCGTCGCCGCGCTTCCCGAGGGACAGCGCACCCGCAACGCCTCCACCGAGGCTGACCGCACGGTCTGGATCAGCCCCGGTGAGGCCGCCGACGGCTACGACCGGGGCGAACTGCTGATGATGCCGCCCACCGTGGCCACCCTGCGGGCGCTGAGGCCGTACGGGACGGCCGGGGAGGCGCTGAAGGCCGCGGAATCCCAGGACCTCGCTCCCGTACTCGCAGAGGCCCGCATGGAGGGTGACGAGCTGGTGCTGACCTGGCCGGGGCACGAGGAGTTCACCAAGCACGTGCCGGCGGGGGACGGGCCGGCACCCGCCTCGCCGGCCGCGACCCCGGGCGGGGGACCCGTATGA
- a CDS encoding Crp/Fnr family transcriptional regulator: MDDVLRRAPLFAALDDEQAAELRASMSEVTLARGDALFHEGDPGDRLYVVTEGKVKLHRTSPDGRENMLAVLGPGELIGELSLFDPGPRTATATALTEVKLLGLGHGDLQPWLNARPEVATALLRAVARRLRKTNDQMSDLVFSDVPGRVARALLDLSRRFGVQSEEGIHVVHDLTQEELAQLVGASRETVNKALADFAGRGWLRLEARAVILLDVERLAKRSR, encoded by the coding sequence GTGGACGACGTTCTGCGGCGCGCCCCGCTTTTCGCGGCGCTCGATGACGAGCAGGCCGCGGAGCTCCGCGCCTCGATGAGTGAGGTGACCCTCGCGCGCGGCGACGCGCTGTTCCACGAGGGCGACCCGGGCGACCGCCTGTACGTGGTCACCGAGGGCAAGGTGAAGCTTCACCGCACCTCTCCCGACGGGCGGGAGAACATGCTGGCCGTCCTCGGCCCCGGTGAGCTGATCGGCGAGCTGTCGCTCTTCGACCCCGGCCCGCGCACGGCGACCGCGACCGCGCTCACCGAGGTCAAGCTCCTCGGCCTCGGCCACGGGGACCTCCAGCCCTGGCTGAACGCGCGTCCCGAGGTGGCCACCGCGCTGCTCCGCGCCGTCGCCCGCCGACTGCGCAAGACCAACGACCAGATGTCCGACCTGGTCTTCTCCGACGTGCCGGGCCGTGTCGCCCGCGCGCTCCTCGACCTGTCGCGCCGTTTCGGCGTGCAGTCCGAGGAGGGCATCCACGTCGTGCACGACCTCACCCAGGAGGAGCTGGCCCAGCTGGTCGGCGCCTCCCGCGAGACGGTCAACAAGGCGCTCGCGGACTTCGCGGGACGCGGCTGGCTGCGCCTGGAGGCGCGTGCCGTGATCCTGCTCGACGTCGAGCGGCTGGCCAAGCGGTCCCGCTGA
- a CDS encoding MarP family serine protease, with the protein MNVLDILLLVGAVWFAVIGYRQGFVVGILSVIGFLGGGLAAVYLLPVIWDQATDGSEVSSTAAIVAVVIVIVCASVGQAFTTHLGSRLRRYITWSPARALDATGGSLVNVVAMLLVAWLIGSALAGTSLPTLGKEVRSSSVLLGVSRVMPSQASTWFTDFSSVLAQNGFPQVFSPFANEPITEVEPPDPALAGSEVAARAKKSIVKVVGMAPGCGKVLEGTGFVFSGRRVMTNAHVVGGVDEPTVQIGGEGRLYDAKVVLYDWQRDIAVLDVPDLDAEPLRFTGKDDDAESGDSAIVAGFPENGAYDVRSARIRGRIDANGPDIYHRGTVRRDVYSLFATVRQGNSGGPLLTPDGKVYGVVFAKSLDDPDTGYALTADEIRQDIDLGKTSSQQVDSQGCAL; encoded by the coding sequence GTGAACGTGCTCGACATCCTGCTGCTCGTCGGCGCCGTGTGGTTCGCGGTCATCGGTTACCGCCAGGGTTTCGTCGTCGGCATCCTGTCCGTGATCGGCTTCCTGGGCGGCGGCCTGGCGGCCGTCTACCTGCTGCCGGTCATCTGGGACCAGGCGACCGACGGGTCCGAGGTCTCCTCCACGGCCGCCATCGTCGCGGTCGTGATCGTGATCGTGTGCGCCTCGGTGGGCCAGGCGTTCACCACGCACCTCGGCAGCCGGCTCCGGCGGTACATCACGTGGTCGCCGGCCCGCGCCCTGGACGCCACGGGCGGATCCCTGGTCAACGTGGTGGCCATGCTGCTTGTCGCGTGGCTGATCGGCTCCGCGCTGGCGGGTACGTCCCTGCCGACCCTGGGCAAGGAGGTCCGCAGCTCCTCGGTGCTGCTCGGGGTCTCCCGGGTGATGCCCTCTCAGGCGTCCACCTGGTTCACCGACTTCTCCTCCGTCCTCGCGCAGAACGGCTTCCCACAGGTCTTCAGCCCCTTCGCCAACGAGCCGATCACGGAGGTCGAGCCTCCGGATCCGGCGCTGGCCGGCAGCGAGGTCGCCGCCCGCGCGAAGAAGTCCATCGTCAAGGTCGTCGGCATGGCACCGGGCTGCGGGAAGGTCCTCGAAGGGACCGGATTCGTGTTCTCCGGACGTCGGGTGATGACCAACGCGCACGTGGTCGGCGGCGTCGACGAGCCGACCGTGCAGATCGGCGGTGAAGGCCGCCTCTACGACGCCAAGGTGGTCCTCTACGACTGGCAGCGCGACATCGCCGTACTGGACGTCCCCGATCTCGACGCCGAGCCGCTCCGCTTCACCGGCAAGGACGACGACGCGGAGAGCGGCGACAGCGCCATCGTCGCCGGCTTCCCGGAGAACGGCGCATACGACGTCCGCTCCGCGCGCATCCGGGGCCGCATCGACGCCAACGGCCCCGACATCTATCACCGGGGCACCGTGCGGCGCGATGTGTACTCCCTGTTCGCGACCGTGCGCCAGGGGAACTCGGGCGGACCGCTGCTCACCCCCGACGGCAAGGTCTACGGGGTGGTGTTCGCCAAGTCCCTCGACGACCCGGACACGGGGTACGCACTGACGGCCGACGAGATCCGCCAGGACATCGACCTCGGCAAGACCTCGTCCCAGCAGGTCGACAGCCAGGGCTGCGCCCTCTGA
- a CDS encoding RidA family protein, protein MAGAVEAKLAELGLTLPDVVPPLASYQPAVRSGAYVYTSGQLPMVDGKLAVTGKVGAEVTADEAKELARTCALNALAAVKSVAGDLDRIAGVVKVVGFVASASDFTGQPGVINGASELLGAVLGDKGVHARSAVGVAVLPLDAPVEVEIQVELTEA, encoded by the coding sequence GTGGCGGGCGCCGTCGAGGCGAAGCTCGCCGAACTCGGCCTGACGCTCCCCGACGTCGTGCCGCCGCTGGCCTCCTACCAGCCGGCGGTCCGGTCCGGGGCGTACGTGTACACCTCCGGCCAGCTCCCGATGGTGGACGGCAAGCTCGCCGTGACGGGCAAGGTCGGCGCCGAGGTGACGGCGGACGAGGCCAAGGAGCTCGCCAGGACCTGCGCGCTGAACGCCCTGGCGGCCGTGAAGTCGGTCGCCGGCGACCTGGACCGGATCGCGGGCGTCGTGAAGGTCGTGGGCTTCGTCGCCTCCGCCTCCGACTTCACCGGGCAGCCGGGCGTGATCAACGGCGCCAGCGAACTGCTGGGCGCCGTCCTGGGCGACAAGGGTGTGCACGCCCGCAGCGCCGTCGGTGTGGCGGTGCTGCCGCTGGACGCGCCCGTCGAGGTCGAGATCCAGGTCGAGCTCACCGAGGCCTGA
- a CDS encoding ArsA-related P-loop ATPase, which produces MTLDTDIAPGLDTDALLDDPGIRIVVCCGSGGVGKTTTAAALGVRAAERGRKVVVLTIDPARRLAQSMGIDRLDNVPRRVEDIEGEGELHAMMLDMKRTFDETVEAHTDAERARAILENPFYQSLSAGFAGTQEYMAMEKLGQLRARDEWDLIVVDTPPSRSALDFLDAPKRLGSFLDGKFIRVLIAPAKMGGRAGMKFLNVGMSMMTGTLGKLLGGQFLRDVQTFVAAMDSMFGGFRTRADATYRLLQAPGTAFLVVATPERDALREAAYFVERLAAEEMPLAGLVLNRVHGSEASRLSAERALAAAENLEGGGIVDQAAGKAGLGDTADPAAAVTPEAPEPPLSPEPGNEPHRHEPTQDDGTSREGESRGGASSAPSTHSKTDRHDTTATDDVSVEQLTAGLLRLHAERMQVVAREQHTRDRFTTLHPEVPVTEVAALPGDVHDLSGLRAIGERLATGSAPAGAA; this is translated from the coding sequence ATGACGCTGGACACGGACATCGCACCGGGACTGGACACCGACGCGCTCCTGGACGATCCCGGGATCCGCATCGTCGTGTGCTGCGGTTCCGGGGGCGTGGGCAAGACCACGACCGCGGCGGCCCTCGGCGTGCGGGCGGCGGAGCGCGGCCGCAAGGTCGTCGTCCTCACCATCGACCCGGCCCGGCGCCTCGCGCAGTCGATGGGTATCGACCGGCTGGACAACGTCCCCCGCCGGGTCGAGGACATCGAGGGCGAGGGCGAACTGCACGCCATGATGCTCGACATGAAGCGGACCTTCGACGAGACGGTCGAGGCGCACACGGACGCCGAGCGGGCCCGCGCCATCCTGGAGAACCCCTTCTACCAGTCCCTGTCGGCCGGCTTCGCGGGCACGCAGGAGTACATGGCGATGGAGAAGCTGGGGCAGCTTCGGGCACGCGACGAGTGGGACCTGATCGTCGTCGACACCCCGCCGTCCCGGTCCGCCCTCGACTTCCTGGACGCGCCGAAACGCTTGGGATCGTTCCTGGACGGCAAGTTCATCCGGGTGCTGATCGCCCCGGCGAAGATGGGCGGCCGGGCGGGGATGAAGTTCCTCAACGTCGGGATGTCGATGATGACGGGAACGCTCGGCAAGCTGCTCGGCGGGCAGTTCCTGCGCGACGTACAGACCTTCGTCGCGGCGATGGACTCCATGTTCGGCGGATTCCGTACCCGGGCCGACGCGACGTACAGACTGCTCCAGGCGCCCGGTACGGCGTTCCTCGTGGTGGCCACGCCCGAGCGGGACGCGCTGCGCGAGGCCGCGTACTTCGTGGAACGCCTGGCCGCGGAGGAGATGCCGCTGGCCGGCCTGGTCCTCAACCGGGTGCACGGCAGTGAGGCCTCACGGCTCTCGGCGGAGCGGGCTCTGGCCGCCGCAGAAAATCTTGAGGGCGGCGGCATTGTGGATCAGGCGGCCGGGAAGGCTGGCCTTGGTGACACGGCGGACCCGGCGGCCGCAGTCACGCCCGAAGCCCCTGAGCCACCGCTCTCCCCCGAGCCCGGCAACGAGCCGCACCGACACGAGCCGACGCAGGACGACGGGACGTCCCGCGAAGGCGAATCACGCGGCGGCGCATCGTCCGCCCCGTCCACGCACAGCAAAACAGACCGGCACGACACGACCGCCACGGACGACGTGTCCGTCGAGCAGCTGACGGCAGGCCTGCTCCGGCTGCACGCCGAACGGATGCAGGTCGTCGCGCGCGAACAGCACACACGTGACCGCTTCACGACGCTCCACCCCGAGGTCCCGGTGACCGAGGTGGCCGCGCTGCCGGGTGACGTGCACGACCTCTCAGGCCTCAGGGCCATCGGGGAACGGCTCGCGACCGGTTCCGCCCCGGCCGGAGCTGCTTAG
- the nth gene encoding endonuclease III, which produces MGEQGARSGRNAAKGQSGASAAKPAKQESHLAMVRRARRMNRELAEVYPYAHPELDFRNPFELLVATVLSAQTTDLRVNQTTPALFAAYPTPEDMAAAVPEELEAVIRPTGFFRAKARSLMGLSAALRDDFGGEVPGRLADLVKLPGVGRKTANVVLGNAFGVPGITVDTHFGRLVRRWKWTEQEDPEKVEAEIAAIFPKSEWTMLSHRVVFHGRRICHSRKPACGACPVASLCPSYGVGETDPEKAKKLLKYEMGGYPGQRLSPPPDYPGRPAPPLGAG; this is translated from the coding sequence GTGGGCGAACAGGGTGCACGAAGTGGCAGAAATGCAGCAAAAGGGCAGAGCGGGGCATCGGCGGCCAAGCCCGCGAAGCAGGAGTCGCATCTCGCGATGGTCCGCCGCGCCAGGCGGATGAACCGCGAGCTCGCCGAGGTCTATCCGTACGCCCACCCGGAGCTCGACTTCCGCAACCCCTTCGAGCTCCTGGTCGCCACGGTCCTCTCCGCCCAGACCACCGACCTGAGGGTCAACCAGACCACCCCCGCGCTCTTCGCCGCCTATCCGACCCCGGAGGACATGGCCGCGGCCGTTCCCGAGGAACTGGAGGCGGTCATCCGTCCGACCGGTTTCTTCCGGGCCAAGGCCCGGTCCCTGATGGGTCTGTCCGCGGCCCTCAGGGACGATTTCGGCGGTGAGGTGCCGGGGCGCCTCGCCGATCTGGTGAAGCTGCCCGGCGTCGGACGCAAGACGGCCAACGTCGTCCTCGGCAACGCGTTCGGAGTTCCCGGCATCACGGTGGACACCCACTTCGGCCGGCTGGTCCGGCGCTGGAAGTGGACCGAGCAGGAGGACCCGGAGAAGGTGGAGGCGGAGATCGCCGCGATCTTCCCGAAGAGCGAGTGGACCATGCTCTCGCACCGTGTGGTCTTCCACGGCCGCCGCATCTGCCATTCCCGCAAACCGGCGTGCGGCGCCTGCCCCGTCGCCTCGCTCTGTCCCTCCTACGGTGTGGGCGAGACGGACCCGGAGAAGGCGAAGAAGCTCCTGAAGTACGAGATGGGCGGTTACCCGGGGCAGCGCCTCAGCCCGCCCCCGGACTACCCGGGCCGCCCCGCTCCGCCCCTGGGAGCCGGGTGA